A portion of the uncultured Draconibacterium sp. genome contains these proteins:
- a CDS encoding neutral/alkaline non-lysosomal ceramidase N-terminal domain-containing protein yields the protein MKRTNNNSSKFILLGLIMFMILPAFAQTGLKVGAAKVDITPDKSDLVSSTDMIRDNLYARAIYIDNGTNSAVLVAIDVAGVHGIEDVLEKSSKSTGCPVQNYVVTGTHTHSGNTGPGFNGAPTAETIANAIIASVDQAKANMAPARVGYGTKQVDLNVNRDNYDENLEWHQTANWDGSSDKTLSVISFLGEDDVPIAVYMNYAMHPVNFFMSGVISADFPGDATKYVEEMFDNKTVALFSQGAAGDQNPKMAYTSIFQEGQIKGVLPSAAEPSTGRQPTFDGPGEIPAEQLAARQKVIDRKSDYVHMLGTTIGNSAIETMLYHTQYEKDSKIWCKKEDITIPGRTRIDTNGRENYDPGYKDGPDVTIGLGLIQIGDINLVTVSGEVYSEIAKRLKKESPARKTVLVTLANGSRTGYIYSNQASNHLTFQVIGSNIKPGYAENAIVDTALDLMEESKL from the coding sequence ATGAAACGAACAAATAATAATAGTAGTAAGTTTATTTTACTGGGATTGATCATGTTTATGATTCTTCCCGCATTTGCACAAACCGGCTTAAAAGTTGGTGCTGCAAAAGTTGATATTACCCCGGATAAAAGCGATTTAGTAAGTTCAACAGATATGATTCGTGATAATCTTTATGCACGAGCCATTTATATTGATAACGGAACAAACTCGGCAGTACTTGTGGCTATTGATGTTGCAGGTGTTCATGGTATTGAGGATGTTCTGGAAAAATCATCGAAATCAACAGGATGTCCTGTACAAAATTATGTGGTTACCGGAACGCACACACACAGTGGTAACACCGGCCCCGGTTTTAATGGAGCACCTACAGCAGAAACAATTGCCAATGCAATAATTGCTTCTGTTGATCAGGCAAAGGCAAATATGGCTCCGGCTCGTGTTGGGTATGGAACTAAACAGGTTGATTTGAATGTAAACCGCGATAATTACGATGAAAATTTGGAGTGGCATCAAACTGCAAACTGGGATGGTTCATCTGATAAAACTCTGTCAGTAATTTCTTTCCTTGGCGAAGACGATGTGCCAATTGCTGTGTACATGAATTACGCCATGCACCCGGTTAACTTTTTTATGAGCGGTGTTATCAGTGCTGATTTCCCTGGCGATGCAACCAAATATGTTGAGGAAATGTTTGATAATAAAACCGTTGCTCTTTTTAGTCAGGGAGCTGCCGGCGATCAGAATCCAAAGATGGCTTACACTTCAATTTTCCAGGAAGGACAGATAAAAGGTGTATTGCCTTCTGCTGCTGAGCCTTCTACCGGAAGACAACCAACATTCGACGGACCGGGTGAAATACCTGCGGAACAACTTGCTGCACGTCAAAAAGTTATTGACCGTAAAAGCGACTATGTTCACATGTTAGGAACAACAATTGGTAACAGCGCTATAGAAACCATGCTTTATCATACTCAGTATGAGAAGGACTCAAAAATCTGGTGCAAAAAAGAAGACATCACCATCCCCGGTCGTACACGTATTGATACAAATGGTCGCGAGAACTATGATCCTGGCTACAAAGATGGTCCGGATGTAACGATTGGTTTGGGATTGATTCAAATCGGCGATATCAATTTGGTAACAGTAAGTGGTGAGGTTTATTCTGAAATTGCAAAGAGATTGAAAAAAGAATCTCCTGCAAGGAAAACAGTACTTGTAACCTTGGCCAACGGATCCCGTACCGGCTATATTTATTCTAATCAGGCTAGTAACCACCTAACTTTCCAGGTAATTGGTTCAAACATAAAACCAGGTTATGCTGAAAATGCAATTGTAGATACGGCTCTTGATTTGATGGAAGAATCAAAACTTTAA
- a CDS encoding MBL fold metallo-hydrolase, whose amino-acid sequence MKKSIVLIVALALCQLTLFAQMPRASFEGEEVFKNDDVVFHKIDDHTWVGTGNKSSNESIYLIEGDDKAVLLDAGTKMTDLDKIVASITDKPVTLMLTHVHPDHVGAADYFPVVYMNPGDKESAAQMMPNYKGEFKYLEDGQIIDLGGRQLQVVFTPAHTWGSTTFIDKEAGYGFSGDSFGSGNLLLFAGTFSDLIATCEKMSAIMEKEGIEKLYPGHFFGGNPETKQRVDDMATLSKDILSGKEKGEETEGNRFGFNHIISKYGVRINYGDKSMK is encoded by the coding sequence ATGAAAAAATCAATAGTATTAATAGTTGCACTGGCTTTGTGTCAGTTAACATTGTTTGCTCAAATGCCAAGAGCAAGTTTCGAAGGCGAAGAGGTTTTTAAAAACGACGATGTTGTATTTCATAAAATCGACGATCATACCTGGGTGGGAACAGGGAATAAGTCATCGAATGAAAGTATTTACCTGATTGAAGGAGATGACAAAGCTGTTTTGCTGGATGCCGGTACAAAGATGACGGATCTGGATAAAATTGTGGCTTCTATTACCGACAAACCGGTAACGCTGATGCTTACTCACGTACATCCTGACCATGTGGGTGCTGCCGATTATTTTCCGGTGGTATATATGAATCCGGGCGATAAAGAATCTGCCGCGCAAATGATGCCAAATTACAAGGGTGAATTCAAATACCTGGAAGATGGTCAGATTATTGATTTGGGTGGCCGTCAGCTGCAGGTGGTATTTACACCGGCTCATACCTGGGGATCTACAACTTTTATCGACAAAGAAGCCGGTTACGGTTTTAGCGGCGATTCATTTGGTTCAGGAAACTTGTTATTGTTTGCCGGAACTTTCTCAGACCTGATTGCAACCTGCGAGAAAATGAGTGCCATTATGGAAAAAGAGGGTATTGAGAAACTGTATCCAGGTCACTTTTTTGGTGGAAATCCGGAAACAAAACAGCGCGTTGACGATATGGCAACTTTGAGTAAAGACATACTTTCTGGTAAAGAAAAAGGTGAAGAAACTGAAGGAAACCGCTTTGGATTTAACCACATCATCAGCAAATATGGTGTGCGCATTAACTATGGCGACAAATCAATGAAATAG
- a CDS encoding carboxylesterase family protein: MIPINRRQFVNRLSLTAAGTVAFSGLAYSSGKFLSGIGADEFVTAETAYGKLRGVRQEGVNIYKGIPYGGSVSGENRFRRAPKVEAWTGVRDALELGAPSLQTSGWGPKPAEDCLFLNVWTPANDNKKRPVMYYNHGGGYVTGSGGSGGQDGANLARYFDVVVVQTNHRLGLLGFLYLDEIAGAEYAGSGNMGILDIAAGLKWVNENIAQFGGDPNNVMVFGESGGGGKTSCIYAMPEASPYFNKASIESGPGVRMLTKDLAAETTEMVLKEMNVGKKDWRKLLEVSPEQLLEIQNKFMFIPPFQAEIGMPEMHGFGPVVDGTVLPNHPFDPTAPNISKDKPLLTGWNEDEYAFFAMQNRNTEFTKYTMDELPSKLESQFGSNAAEIVSAYREASPDATAPQIFMAVSSINMMGLGSVEIAERKTKEEGAPVYLYNFGYKSDMKIPGSDYPMGTPHAMDISYKFNNIQPPKEGEEQRRMFGDSSPASCKASHNFAELWTNFARTGVPSAEGVPEWPAYNFKDRPTMRIDTECTIINDRFKVELDMWREIGKLHTV, from the coding sequence ATGATACCAATAAACAGACGACAATTTGTAAATCGCTTATCGCTTACAGCAGCCGGAACAGTTGCTTTTTCCGGTCTTGCCTATTCATCGGGTAAATTCTTATCGGGGATTGGAGCAGACGAGTTTGTAACCGCAGAAACTGCGTACGGAAAACTGCGCGGTGTACGACAGGAAGGCGTAAATATTTACAAAGGAATTCCATACGGAGGTTCTGTTTCGGGAGAGAATAGATTTCGTCGTGCACCAAAAGTGGAAGCCTGGACAGGTGTTCGCGATGCACTTGAACTTGGTGCTCCGTCGCTGCAAACTTCCGGTTGGGGACCAAAACCCGCTGAAGATTGCCTGTTCCTGAATGTATGGACACCCGCAAACGATAATAAAAAACGTCCGGTGATGTACTACAATCACGGAGGTGGATATGTTACCGGATCGGGTGGTTCCGGCGGACAAGATGGCGCAAACCTGGCGCGATATTTCGATGTAGTGGTGGTGCAAACCAACCACCGGCTGGGTTTACTGGGTTTTCTGTATTTAGATGAAATTGCCGGTGCAGAGTATGCAGGCTCAGGAAATATGGGCATTTTGGATATTGCTGCAGGACTGAAATGGGTAAATGAAAATATTGCTCAGTTTGGCGGCGATCCGAATAACGTAATGGTATTTGGCGAGTCGGGTGGCGGCGGAAAAACGTCGTGCATTTATGCTATGCCGGAAGCTTCGCCCTATTTTAATAAAGCTTCCATTGAAAGTGGACCGGGTGTTCGGATGCTCACCAAAGATCTGGCAGCCGAAACCACAGAAATGGTGCTGAAAGAGATGAATGTTGGCAAAAAAGACTGGCGAAAATTGTTGGAGGTTTCACCGGAGCAATTGTTGGAGATTCAGAATAAGTTCATGTTTATTCCGCCGTTCCAGGCAGAAATTGGAATGCCCGAAATGCACGGATTTGGCCCGGTGGTTGATGGTACTGTTTTGCCAAATCATCCATTCGATCCAACAGCTCCGAATATTTCAAAAGACAAACCTCTTTTAACCGGATGGAATGAGGATGAGTACGCATTTTTCGCGATGCAAAACAGAAATACCGAATTCACAAAATACACAATGGATGAGCTGCCTTCAAAGCTGGAATCGCAATTTGGCAGCAACGCTGCTGAAATTGTCAGCGCATACCGAGAAGCTTCACCTGATGCAACGGCGCCTCAAATATTTATGGCGGTTTCTTCAATTAATATGATGGGGCTTGGTTCGGTAGAAATTGCCGAGCGAAAAACCAAAGAAGAAGGAGCGCCTGTTTACCTGTACAATTTTGGGTATAAATCAGACATGAAAATTCCGGGTAGCGATTACCCGATGGGAACGCCGCACGCAATGGATATTTCCTATAAATTCAACAACATACAGCCGCCAAAAGAAGGCGAGGAGCAACGACGTATGTTTGGCGACAGTTCGCCGGCAAGTTGCAAAGCATCGCACAATTTTGCCGAGTTGTGGACAAATTTTGCGCGTACCGGAGTTCCTTCAGCAGAAGGTGTGCCGGAGTGGCCGGCATACAACTTTAAAGATCGCCCAACGATGAGAATCGATACAGAGTGCACGATAATAAACGACCGATTCAAGGTTGAGCTTGACATGTGGAGAGAAATTGGAAAATTACATACCGTTTGA
- a CDS encoding alpha/beta hydrolase has product MKKFTLLSFVLLVIGISAYAQGGSNGLLRPKFIKPTDNSTSTLLKDFSTERHFFRELPADSEMDLVKDVVFHKSESIDGDPMELKMDIITYKDDNTRPCVVYVVGGGFSHAMKERNLYDRYEVAKGGYVVASVQYHVISTGIYSDAVKDIKAAIRYLRANAKEYGIDAEKIAVWGESAGGYLSAMVGTTNGVEKFEVGENLDQSSDVKAAIDSYGLSDLTKIGDDYDEEAAKAHFTVISPDGQFIHGKNSGLTSLDKPEVVAQANPINYVDENDPPFLLFHGTQDMIVSPSQTLLLHNALREKGVSSTRYVLEGVGHASPEFSDPKVIDIIVGFLDENLK; this is encoded by the coding sequence ATGAAAAAATTTACGCTTCTGAGTTTTGTGCTATTGGTAATAGGTATTTCTGCTTATGCACAGGGAGGCTCAAATGGTCTGTTGCGGCCTAAATTCATAAAACCTACGGATAACAGCACCAGTACTTTGCTAAAAGATTTCTCGACAGAACGACACTTTTTCAGGGAACTTCCGGCCGACAGTGAAATGGATCTTGTAAAAGACGTTGTTTTTCATAAGTCGGAAAGTATTGATGGCGACCCGATGGAACTTAAAATGGATATTATTACCTACAAAGATGATAACACACGCCCATGTGTTGTTTATGTTGTTGGCGGTGGATTCTCGCATGCCATGAAGGAGCGTAATTTATACGATCGTTACGAGGTAGCCAAAGGTGGTTATGTTGTGGCAAGTGTTCAATATCATGTAATCAGTACCGGAATTTACAGCGACGCTGTTAAAGATATTAAAGCCGCAATCCGGTATTTGCGCGCCAACGCAAAAGAATATGGAATCGACGCGGAAAAGATTGCTGTTTGGGGCGAATCTGCAGGTGGTTATTTGTCAGCAATGGTTGGAACCACAAACGGTGTAGAAAAATTTGAGGTAGGTGAAAATCTGGATCAAAGCAGTGATGTAAAAGCAGCTATTGATTCATATGGTTTGTCTGATTTGACTAAAATTGGTGATGATTACGACGAAGAAGCTGCAAAAGCTCACTTCACTGTTATTTCTCCCGACGGACAATTTATCCACGGTAAAAACAGTGGTTTAACAAGTCTCGACAAACCCGAAGTTGTTGCCCAGGCAAATCCAATAAATTATGTTGACGAGAACGACCCGCCATTTTTGCTTTTCCACGGAACGCAGGATATGATCGTTTCTCCAAGCCAAACTTTGTTGTTGCACAATGCTTTACGCGAAAAGGGTGTTTCATCAACTCGTTATGTTTTGGAAGGAGTGGGGCATGCTTCTCCTGAATTTTCAGATCCCAAAGTGATTGATATTATTGTCGGTTTTCTGGATGAAAATCTGAAATAA
- a CDS encoding MBL fold metallo-hydrolase, whose amino-acid sequence MKKLVFNIILLLAQVALFAQPQFKIDGEEVYSGDDVIFHKIDDHTWVGTGHVMSNESLYLMEGNDKALLIDAGTNIKDLDKIVASITSKPVTLVATHVHPDHTGPSIDVFPSLYINPADTVGIPTFMPDYKGEVKFLKDGQIFDLGGRKLEVVFTPGHTPGSTTFIDKDAKYGFSGDSFGSGNLLLTTNFSTLQNTCERMSKVMADYGITELYPGHFFGGNKETKKRVDDLNTISKGALSGEIKGEDNPNNRFGLNYIINRDGVRVNYAGSALN is encoded by the coding sequence ATGAAAAAATTAGTGTTCAATATTATCTTGTTGCTTGCACAAGTTGCATTATTTGCACAACCTCAGTTTAAAATTGATGGCGAAGAAGTGTACAGCGGCGACGATGTGATTTTCCATAAAATCGATGACCATACCTGGGTGGGTACCGGACATGTAATGTCGAACGAAAGCCTGTATTTGATGGAAGGTAACGATAAGGCCTTATTAATTGATGCCGGAACGAACATTAAGGATCTGGATAAAATTGTAGCGTCGATCACTTCAAAACCGGTTACGCTGGTAGCTACGCATGTTCATCCCGATCATACCGGGCCATCCATCGATGTATTTCCGTCGTTGTATATCAATCCGGCCGATACCGTGGGAATTCCAACGTTTATGCCCGATTACAAAGGCGAGGTGAAATTCCTGAAGGACGGACAGATATTTGATCTTGGCGGCCGTAAACTGGAAGTGGTTTTCACACCAGGACACACGCCCGGCTCAACAACCTTTATTGATAAAGATGCAAAATATGGTTTCAGTGGCGATTCGTTTGGATCGGGAAATTTATTGCTGACAACCAACTTTTCTACCCTGCAAAATACCTGTGAGAGAATGAGTAAAGTTATGGCCGATTACGGCATTACTGAACTTTATCCGGGGCACTTTTTCGGTGGAAATAAAGAGACGAAAAAGCGGGTTGATGATTTGAACACAATCAGTAAGGGAGCCTTGTCGGGCGAAATTAAGGGAGAGGATAATCCCAATAATCGTTTCGGTCTAAACTATATTATCAATAGAGACGGCGTTCGTGTGAACTATGCCGGGAGTGCATTGAATTAA
- a CDS encoding alpha-L-rhamnosidase N-terminal domain-containing protein, which produces MRKLFTILFLFSVFASSAQMWNRNQNNEWDASWICVPEAGATDAGLYLFRKTINFDAVPDKFEMRVTADNRYKLYINEKLVSLGPALGDLKHWNYETVDIAPYLKQGENIIAAEVWNEGDMKPVSQFSWKTGFLFQGTDDATKVLNTNDSWKCIEDKSYTPIRQQVRGYYAAGAGEKIDMNKAVKGWKVLDFDDSSWKSAKAVFERSARGMGFNTRGGWTLIPSIIPQMEMTYQRLAATRKAEGVSVPKNFPAEKAAFEVPANTTAKILLDQEVYTNAFPTLVFSGGKNGTIVITYSEGLYNEDGAKNNRNEIDGKTISGRMDTIISDGSQNQSFTTLNWRTYRYIELKVETKDSPLTIEDFYGTFTGYPFEMNAKINANNAELDKILEIGWRTARSCAVETYMDCPYYERLQYIGDARIQLFVSYFNSGDDRLAKNALNLMDNSRQVDGYTLSRYPDTQNQVIATYSMWYVCMLQDYLMYGSDPEFLDDKLLGSRQILNYFISFVDDDGSLKNLPGWNFTDWASNWRMGTAPAAEDGSTALLDLQLLLALQAGIDLEKTEGSAEYAAMYESLANKMAATIKSKYWDASRNLFADTPDKKDFSQHTNSMAILAGLTTDQQNVAIAKQMLEDESLTQATIYFKYYLHLALAKAGMGDDFLEWLDIWRKNIELGLTTWGETSEVETTRSDCHAWGASPNIEAYRIILGIESSAPYFKNVKIEPNIGAFETISGEMPHPAGTIAVDYDNSASGLKAAISLPEGITGTFVWEGKSHELKSGKNNLDL; this is translated from the coding sequence ATGAGAAAGCTATTTACGATCCTGTTTCTTTTTTCTGTTTTTGCAAGTTCTGCTCAAATGTGGAACCGCAATCAAAATAACGAATGGGATGCCAGTTGGATTTGTGTACCCGAAGCCGGTGCAACAGACGCAGGTTTGTACCTGTTCAGAAAAACGATAAATTTTGATGCGGTACCCGATAAATTTGAGATGCGGGTAACAGCTGATAATCGTTACAAATTGTATATCAACGAAAAACTGGTTTCATTGGGGCCTGCTTTGGGCGACCTCAAGCACTGGAATTACGAAACGGTTGATATTGCGCCTTATTTAAAACAAGGAGAAAACATTATTGCAGCTGAAGTTTGGAATGAAGGAGATATGAAACCTGTTTCGCAATTTTCGTGGAAAACAGGCTTTTTGTTCCAGGGAACCGACGATGCAACGAAAGTGTTGAACACCAACGATTCGTGGAAGTGTATTGAAGACAAAAGTTACACGCCAATACGTCAGCAGGTTCGTGGATATTATGCTGCCGGAGCTGGTGAAAAAATTGACATGAATAAAGCTGTAAAAGGCTGGAAAGTGCTTGATTTTGACGACAGCAGCTGGAAATCGGCTAAAGCCGTTTTCGAACGCTCGGCAAGAGGAATGGGCTTTAATACCCGCGGCGGATGGACATTGATTCCATCGATTATTCCGCAAATGGAAATGACTTATCAGCGACTGGCTGCAACCCGTAAAGCTGAAGGCGTTTCTGTTCCGAAAAATTTCCCTGCCGAAAAAGCAGCTTTTGAAGTGCCTGCAAATACTACTGCAAAAATATTACTCGATCAGGAAGTTTACACCAACGCTTTTCCAACTTTGGTTTTCAGCGGTGGTAAAAACGGCACGATTGTGATTACCTATTCAGAAGGTTTGTACAATGAAGATGGTGCAAAAAATAACCGTAACGAAATTGATGGAAAAACGATTTCCGGACGTATGGACACCATTATTTCGGATGGTTCGCAAAACCAGAGTTTCACCACGCTGAACTGGAGAACCTACCGTTATATCGAGTTAAAAGTGGAAACAAAAGACAGTCCGCTTACCATCGAAGATTTCTACGGAACGTTTACCGGTTATCCGTTTGAGATGAACGCAAAAATAAATGCCAACAATGCTGAACTGGACAAAATTCTGGAAATTGGCTGGCGTACAGCTCGTTCTTGTGCAGTTGAAACCTATATGGACTGCCCTTATTACGAGCGTTTACAATACATTGGCGATGCACGTATTCAGTTGTTTGTATCGTATTTCAATAGTGGCGACGACCGTTTGGCAAAGAATGCATTGAACCTGATGGATAATTCGCGCCAAGTGGATGGTTACACTTTAAGCCGTTATCCGGATACACAAAACCAGGTGATTGCTACCTATTCAATGTGGTACGTTTGTATGTTGCAGGATTACCTGATGTACGGAAGCGATCCGGAATTTTTGGATGACAAATTGTTGGGCTCGCGTCAGATTTTGAACTACTTCATCAGTTTTGTGGACGACGATGGTTCGCTAAAAAATCTTCCGGGATGGAACTTTACTGACTGGGCAAGTAACTGGCGAATGGGAACTGCTCCTGCTGCTGAAGATGGTAGTACTGCTTTGCTCGACCTGCAGTTATTGCTGGCCTTACAAGCCGGTATCGATTTGGAAAAAACTGAAGGAAGTGCCGAATATGCAGCCATGTACGAAAGCCTGGCCAATAAAATGGCAGCTACCATTAAAAGTAAATACTGGGATGCATCGCGTAACTTGTTTGCCGACACTCCTGATAAGAAAGATTTCTCGCAGCATACCAACTCAATGGCTATTCTTGCCGGTTTAACTACCGATCAACAGAATGTAGCCATTGCCAAGCAAATGTTGGAAGACGAGTCGCTGACTCAAGCTACCATCTATTTCAAATATTACCTGCATTTGGCCTTGGCGAAAGCCGGTATGGGAGACGACTTTTTAGAGTGGCTGGACATCTGGCGTAAAAATATCGAGTTGGGTTTAACAACCTGGGGCGAAACTTCAGAGGTGGAAACTACCCGTTCCGATTGTCACGCATGGGGAGCAAGTCCAAACATTGAAGCTTACCGCATAATTTTGGGAATTGAGAGTTCAGCTCCGTATTTCAAAAATGTAAAAATCGAGCCAAATATTGGTGCCTTCGAAACAATAAGCGGCGAAATGCCACATCCGGCCGGAACAATTGCGGTTGATTACGACAACTCGGCAAGTGGTTTAAAAGCGGCAATTAGTTTACCTGAAGGAATTACCGGAACATTTGTTTGGGAAGGAAAAAGCCACGAATTAAAAAGTGGAAAGAACAATCTTGATCTATAG
- a CDS encoding alpha/beta hydrolase-fold protein gives MKKTKSIKNVFLILAGLLFMTASQAQEIQRNRGPQVVSPEIAKDNSVTFRIHSADAKSVSVNGSWMGMGESLEMTKGDEGVWSAKTGVLEPSMYHYNFILDGVSVLDPTNPQAMRDGRRYASTLIIPGEGSEFVEVNDVPHGALTKVWYDSPTLDLNRRMYVYTPPGYADSKEKYPVLYLLHGGGGDEDAWTSLGRANYIMDNLIAAGKAKPMIVVMTNGNPDQTVAISDQKMKPAADTPAGGGPMTMGAMDFPNSIVKDVIPYIEKHYRVLTNKENRALAGLSMGALQTQLTGMNNPELFNYLGVFSIGLQMEFGDTTTDLIKAYDTNLDVLKKNGFKLFYIGVGKEDFVYEGVTLLRKKLDEHDFDYIYNETGGGHTWANWRTYLSDYAPRLFK, from the coding sequence ATGAAAAAAACGAAATCAATAAAGAATGTATTTCTCATTCTTGCAGGGTTGTTATTCATGACAGCCTCTCAAGCACAGGAAATACAACGCAACCGGGGACCTCAGGTTGTTTCGCCCGAAATAGCAAAAGACAACAGCGTAACCTTCCGCATTCATTCAGCAGATGCCAAATCGGTTAGCGTAAATGGCAGTTGGATGGGAATGGGTGAGTCGCTGGAAATGACAAAAGGAGACGAAGGAGTGTGGTCGGCCAAAACCGGAGTGCTGGAACCTTCGATGTACCATTATAATTTTATTCTGGACGGCGTAAGTGTTCTCGATCCAACCAATCCGCAGGCTATGCGCGACGGCAGACGCTATGCAAGTACCTTGATTATTCCGGGTGAAGGTTCGGAATTTGTTGAAGTGAATGATGTTCCTCACGGGGCGCTGACAAAAGTGTGGTACGATTCACCAACTCTTGATCTTAACCGCAGAATGTATGTGTATACTCCTCCCGGTTATGCCGACAGCAAAGAAAAGTATCCGGTATTGTACCTGCTGCATGGCGGAGGTGGCGACGAAGATGCATGGACTTCTTTGGGCCGCGCCAATTATATCATGGATAACCTGATTGCAGCAGGAAAAGCAAAACCGATGATCGTGGTGATGACCAATGGAAATCCTGATCAAACTGTGGCTATTTCCGATCAGAAAATGAAACCTGCAGCGGATACTCCTGCTGGTGGTGGACCAATGACCATGGGAGCTATGGATTTCCCAAACAGCATAGTAAAAGATGTAATTCCTTACATTGAAAAACATTATCGTGTGCTCACTAACAAGGAAAACCGTGCATTAGCAGGATTGTCGATGGGGGCACTTCAAACTCAATTAACAGGAATGAATAATCCTGAGTTATTCAATTACCTCGGTGTTTTCAGCATCGGGTTACAGATGGAGTTTGGCGATACTACTACCGACCTGATCAAAGCTTATGATACCAACCTTGATGTGTTGAAGAAGAATGGCTTTAAGCTGTTTTACATTGGAGTGGGAAAAGAAGATTTCGTGTACGAAGGCGTTACGCTGCTCCGTAAAAAGCTTGATGAGCACGACTTTGATTATATCTATAACGAAACCGGTGGTGGCCATACATGGGCCAACTGGAGAACGTATTTATCGGATTATGCTCCCCGCCTGTTTAAATAA